The DNA region GGATTCCATTATTGATGGTATTTCTGTTTATCAGGCACACCTGCGCATGGGGCAGACGCTGGCAAACAAAATCCTGCGGGAATGGTCAGACCACGATATTGACGTCGTTATGCCTATTCCGGACACCAGCCGTAATTCTGCTCTTGAGATTGCTTCCCGTCTGGGGCTCCCATATCGTGAAGGCTTTGTGAAAAACCGCTACATTGGTCGCACCTTTATTATGCCCGGGCAGGAAGTACGGGAGAAAAGCGTTCGGCAGAAGCTCAATGCCATCGGGCAGGAGTTTGAAGGCAAGAACGTTCTGCTTGTTGATGATTCCATTGTACGGGGTACGACCTGTCAGCAGATTATTGAAATGGCTCGTGAGAGCGGAGCTAAAAAGGTCTATTTTTGTTCTGCTGCCCCCGCTATTCGTTTTCCAAATGTCTATGGCATCGACATGCCGACTTCTGAAGAACTTATCGCTCACGGGCGTACTGAGAAGGAAGTGGAGCGGGATATTGGTGCAGACCGGTTAATTTATCAGGATCTTGCGGACTTGAAGAAAACAGTCTCATCTTTGCATCCTCAAATTGATGATTTTGACTGTTCGGTCTTTGATGGTGAATATGTGGCGGGTGGTATCAATAAGGAATACCTTAGTCGTCTTGCTGCGAGCCGAAATGAACAAACCCGCGCTTCAGAACAAAGTGACTCGGTTATGGATATTCATAACGAAGAAGAGGTTGCCTGAGTAACCCCGGCAATCAAAAAACGAAACAACAAGCCCTGCCAGTGTGCAGGGTTTTTTTTGCCTTGTCGTCAGTAAATCAGTCATCGAAGAAAGGGTTGGCAGGTAGCCAGTGGTAATTTCTACACAGAAGCTTAAGGATTACCTCTTATGAATAATTATTCTATAAAGCAACATAATTACAACTCTTTAAGGACAATGCAGAACTGATATGTCAGAGAGCCGGAAAGTCATTGGATTCAACACCCTGGTAATGATGACCATTACCTGTGTGTTTGGATTCCGCAACGTCATTAACCAATATGCAGAACTGGGTCCTGCAAGCATCTCCCTGTGGCTGATTGGCACTGTCGTATACTTTTTGCCCATGGTTTTAATGATGGGTGAAATGGCCAGTGCCAATGCCGGTAAAAAATCAGGTATTTACAGCTGGATCGAATCCACCCTGGGTTCTAAATGGGCCTTCTATGGCTCATGGACTTACTTCTTTGCCAACATGTTCTATTTTACCGTTCTGACCAGCACTCTGGTGGTGTATTTCAGCTGGGGGGTGACGGGTAGAAACTTCTTTGGACAGGACTCCGCTCTGGCTCTGGCAATAACCTGTATTGGCGTGTTCTGGCTGGTTACCTTCTCTGTGACAAAAGGCGTTGGATTCCTGTCTAAACTGGCTCAGGTGGCCGGAGCCGCGTCCATGGGGCTTTCTCTGCTGTTTATCATTGCTGCCATTATCTCGGTTTTTGTTATGGATAATGCGCCGGCTCAGGCGATTACCGTCGCTGACACACTGCCGAGCTTTTCCGACTGGAACACACTGGTCATGATTGGCTGGTTGCTGTTTGCCTTCGCCGGTGGTGAAAGCATTGGCGTTTATATTGGAGACACTAAAGGTGGCAGTAAAACCTTTGTGAAAGCAATCACCGTCGCAGCCCTGCTGATTGGTGTACTGTATTGTCTGGGTGGCTATGCGGTATCGCTGGTGGTTGAACAAAACAGTCTGGATCTCACAAACGGCATTTTCACCCTGTTCCTGTTACTGGGCGAACAGCTGGGTCTTGGTCACTGGGTTGTGAATATTGTGGGTGTGACTCTGGCCATTGCCTCTCTGGGAGGACTTGCGGTATGGGTGAACTCATCCATTCAGGTGATGTTCTCTGAACTGCCGGAAGGCATTTTGCCGGAAAAACTGACCGAGCGTGATGAGAATGACATTCCTGCCAATGCGCTGTGGATTCAGGCGGCTGTTGTCAGTGTCCTGTTTATTGTTCCTGCTCTCGGAATCGATTCAGTGGAAACCCTGATGAAAACCATCATTTCCATGTCGGCCCTGAATCTGCTGGTTCCAACCATCTTTCTGATACTGGGTTATATGGGCTTGCGGATTGGCAAGAGTGATATGCCTCGTGAATTCAAAATGGTTCGGTCGGATAAACTGGCGCTGTTGATTTCAAGCTTCCTGCTGACTGTTTTCCTGCTGGCGGCGGTGGTCACAAGTATCCCTGCTCCAGAGCTGGTTGCTGACTGGCTCAACGGTAAAGACCTGGGTGACAATGCCCACCCGATGTTCACTCTGCTGATTAACATTGGTGGACTGGTGTTTTATCTCGGAATGGCAAAATTGCTGTGGTCCCGCTACGAATCCCGGCAGGCACAGGCAGGTTTCGAACCAGCCATGGCATAATTGAGTCATCTGGTTGAATAGTATAAGAGCCGCTTCTCGGGAGAGGGTGGCTCTTTTCTATTTAGCCGGTTCCAGAGCTGCTATAGTGATGCTTCGTTAAAAATAATATGAGCTGGAATGCAGTTATCTGTTTATCAAAGGCTGACGCTGGGTTTCTTTCTCTCAGCTTCTATTGCCTTTTTTTCCTCAATAGCAGTAGCCAAACCCCTTCCCCCCTTGAGCCATTGCTCCCATGGGTTGTCCCGGTTTGACGAGCTGAAGTATCCGTCCAGCTTCAAACATTTTGATTACGTCAACCCCAATGCACCCAAGGGCGGTGAGATCAGCCTGTTTGTTCATGGAACCTTTGACTCCCTGAATCCCTATTCAGCCAAAGGAATGACTCCGGCCCTTGCTCCATCCTATAACTACATGCGCTACGGCTTTTCCGAGTCGAATGAGCCCCTGATGATAGGAACAGGGCAGTACAGCCCGTCAGGGGATGAGATTCAGTCAGCCTATGGGTTAATTGCCAGTTCTGTTGAATACGCTGACGATAACCGCTGGATCATCTTCCATCTTCGCCCTGAAGCCCGCTTTCATGATGGCATACCGGTCACAGCAGACGATGTGGTGTTTTCTTATCAGGAACTTAGAGAGAAGGGACACCCCCGTTACAGAGTGCAGTTAGAGCCCGTTAAGAAGGTAGAAAAACTCGACGATCACAAAGTCCGTTTCACCTTTGCACAGGCGGGAACACGATCACAGCTGCTCAGGGTGGCAGAGCTTCCGGTACTGCCTCGTCACTACTGGAGCAAACATGATATCAGC from Endozoicomonas sp. NE40 includes:
- a CDS encoding amino acid permease; amino-acid sequence: MSESRKVIGFNTLVMMTITCVFGFRNVINQYAELGPASISLWLIGTVVYFLPMVLMMGEMASANAGKKSGIYSWIESTLGSKWAFYGSWTYFFANMFYFTVLTSTLVVYFSWGVTGRNFFGQDSALALAITCIGVFWLVTFSVTKGVGFLSKLAQVAGAASMGLSLLFIIAAIISVFVMDNAPAQAITVADTLPSFSDWNTLVMIGWLLFAFAGGESIGVYIGDTKGGSKTFVKAITVAALLIGVLYCLGGYAVSLVVEQNSLDLTNGIFTLFLLLGEQLGLGHWVVNIVGVTLAIASLGGLAVWVNSSIQVMFSELPEGILPEKLTERDENDIPANALWIQAAVVSVLFIVPALGIDSVETLMKTIISMSALNLLVPTIFLILGYMGLRIGKSDMPREFKMVRSDKLALLISSFLLTVFLLAAVVTSIPAPELVADWLNGKDLGDNAHPMFTLLINIGGLVFYLGMAKLLWSRYESRQAQAGFEPAMA